The Spirochaetota bacterium genome includes a region encoding these proteins:
- a CDS encoding class I SAM-dependent methyltransferase: MLNTENGYNLFYKNYKDEYKYLDSFDWDLFLNLFKKNIIDKDNINIMILGCGDGRETLRIYRLLKKLNKNFNLYGVDISEKMLSVLKKKLKKLDINEKNFFKYDFLDNFDKKFINYFDFVIGLFILVHIKPIDLTKFFDNIKQILKKEGYFIFNNIPQKEGKVLKVNNHKFVIEFFDHNIDKVIEVALNSGFTFIKKESNFFEKKLVSDILLFKN; this comes from the coding sequence ATGTTAAATACAGAAAATGGTTATAATTTATTTTATAAAAATTATAAAGATGAATATAAATATCTTGATTCTTTTGATTGGGATTTATTTTTGAATTTATTTAAAAAAAACATTATTGATAAGGATAACATAAACATTATGATTCTTGGATGTGGTGATGGTAGAGAAACATTAAGAATTTATAGATTACTCAAGAAGTTAAATAAAAATTTTAATCTTTATGGGGTTGATATTTCAGAAAAAATGCTTTCTGTTTTGAAAAAAAAATTAAAAAAATTAGATATTAATGAAAAAAATTTTTTTAAGTATGATTTTTTAGATAACTTTGATAAAAAGTTTATTAATTATTTTGATTTTGTAATTGGACTTTTTATTTTAGTACATATAAAGCCTATAGATCTAACAAAATTTTTTGACAATATTAAACAGATTTTAAAAAAAGAAGGCTATTTTATTTTTAATAATATACCTCAAAAAGAAGGGAAAGTTCTAAAAGTTAATAACCATAAATTTGTTATTGAGTTTTTTGATCATAATATTGATAAAGTTATTGAAGTTGCATTAAATAGTGGTTTTACATTTATCAAGAAAGAGTCTAATTTTTTTGAAAAGAAGTTAGTTTCAGATATTTTGCTTTTTAAAAATTAA
- a CDS encoding adenosine-specific kinase: MDIKIVEIKKPENINFILGQSHFIKTVEDIFNAITSSVPFAKFGIAFCEASGKRLIRYSGTSDDMIKLALENAKEIGCGHSFIIFIENFFPVNILNTLKQVPEICNIYCATANPTKIVILEEGEQRGIIGILDGYRPIGVEDENEKKWRQDLLLNFGYREKKY; this comes from the coding sequence ATGGATATTAAAATTGTCGAAATAAAAAAGCCAGAAAATATAAATTTTATATTAGGACAATCTCATTTTATCAAAACTGTTGAGGATATATTTAATGCAATAACTTCTTCTGTTCCTTTTGCTAAATTTGGGATTGCTTTTTGTGAAGCTTCAGGAAAAAGACTTATAAGATATAGCGGTACATCTGATGATATGATAAAATTAGCTTTAGAAAATGCAAAAGAAATAGGGTGTGGACACTCTTTTATTATTTTTATTGAAAACTTTTTCCCTGTAAATATATTGAATACATTAAAACAGGTACCAGAAATATGTAATATTTATTGTGCTACTGCAAACCCTACAAAAATTGTTATTTTAGAAGAGGGGGAGCAGAGAGGTATAATAGGTATACTTGATGGTTATAGACCTATTGGTGTTGAAGATGAAAATGAAAAAAAGTGGCGACAAGATTTATTACTCAATTTTGGTTATAGAGAAAAAAAATATTAA
- a CDS encoding GGDEF domain-containing protein: protein MKNILNLLKILENSSAGILIFDKNKNIVFNNLTFSHNIFKIDFENEDFISFLNKFKEFISEEFGRSNLEDISYEFEFTLKSGNLIWIKFDIKKEFDNNKNLKYLIITFFDITECKKKEFEYKKKSQIDFLTNVYNRNYFEEKLDIEIQRCTRSEKPLSILMIDVDNFKYINDNFGHNVGDLILKNIANIVKLSLHRKSDFVSRYGGDEFICLLPYTDSKGAVVVSNRINKKFDEIKFNNSLYEKITLSIGVYTQLPEKNIIKEKIIENVDKALYYSKKNGKNLITLYDDIYK from the coding sequence ATGAAAAACATTTTAAATTTATTAAAAATATTGGAAAATTCTTCTGCTGGAATTTTAATTTTTGATAAAAATAAAAATATTGTATTTAATAATTTAACATTTAGTCATAATATTTTTAAAATCGATTTTGAAAATGAAGATTTCATAAGTTTTTTAAATAAATTTAAAGAATTTATATCAGAAGAATTTGGCAGATCCAATTTAGAGGATATATCTTATGAGTTTGAGTTTACATTAAAATCTGGGAATTTAATATGGATTAAATTTGATATAAAAAAAGAGTTTGATAATAATAAAAATTTGAAATACTTAATTATAACATTTTTTGATATTACTGAATGTAAAAAAAAGGAATTTGAATATAAAAAAAAGAGTCAGATAGATTTTTTAACAAATGTTTATAATAGAAATTATTTTGAGGAAAAACTTGACATAGAGATTCAGAGATGTACAAGATCAGAGAAACCATTATCTATATTAATGATAGATGTAGATAATTTCAAATACATAAATGATAACTTTGGTCATAATGTAGGAGATTTAATATTAAAAAATATAGCTAATATAGTTAAATTATCTCTTCATAGAAAATCTGATTTTGTATCAAGATATGGAGGGGATGAATTTATTTGTTTGTTGCCTTATACAGACTCAAAAGGAGCGGTAGTTGTGTCTAATAGAATAAATAAAAAATTTGATGAAATTAAATTTAATAACTCACTTTATGAAAAAATTACTTTAAGTATTGGTGTATATACTCAATTACCTGAAAAGAATATAATTAAAGAAAAAATAATTGAAAATGTAGATAAAGCTTTATATTATTCTAAAAAAAATGGTAAAAATTTAATTACCTTATATGATGATATTTATAAATAA
- the gatB gene encoding Asp-tRNA(Asn)/Glu-tRNA(Gln) amidotransferase subunit GatB, which translates to MENFNVVIGIEIHIQLNTKTKAFCRCSTSSNILKPNQNICPICVGEPGTLPNVNREIVLKGIKIGLALNCKVNSILKFDRKNYFYPDLPKGYQITQYDMPIAYDGYIEIPDENLNFKKIGIERVHLEEDTAKMLHYKDYNITYIDFNRAGIPLVEIVSKPDIKSPVEAANYVKQIKREIEYTETSTCSLEDGSMRCDINVSVNEPGKPLSYKVEIKNLNSISSIKKALEYEIELQKNKLRRGEKIETETKLYDVEKEITISMRSKELASDYRYFPEPDIPLVSITNEIINEVKAKIYESPNMKIKRFINDYKISFYYADIIISRKDIANYYEEAVSISQDPVKTANYLISDIFGVLNDEKKDFSENKLSSKDFGLLIKKLNEGSFTQKSFKENLPNIIKGNLSVDDFLNKNIKIVDENFISSIIDKVIDKERDDAIKKYLNGKTSVFGYLVGEIMKETKGQADTTIVNKVLKDKLNKIGK; encoded by the coding sequence ATGGAAAACTTTAATGTTGTTATTGGAATAGAGATCCATATACAACTTAATACCAAAACTAAAGCTTTTTGCAGATGTTCAACTAGTTCAAATATTCTTAAGCCTAATCAAAATATTTGTCCTATATGTGTTGGTGAGCCTGGTACATTACCAAATGTTAATAGAGAAATAGTTTTAAAAGGAATTAAAATAGGGTTAGCCTTAAATTGTAAAGTAAATAGCATTCTTAAATTTGACAGAAAAAATTATTTCTATCCAGATTTGCCTAAAGGATATCAAATAACACAATATGATATGCCTATTGCTTATGATGGATATATTGAAATACCAGATGAAAACTTGAATTTTAAAAAAATAGGAATTGAAAGGGTTCATTTAGAAGAAGATACTGCAAAAATGCTTCATTATAAAGATTATAATATTACTTATATTGATTTTAATAGAGCTGGAATTCCTCTTGTAGAAATAGTTTCGAAACCAGATATCAAATCACCAGTTGAAGCAGCAAATTATGTAAAACAAATAAAGAGAGAAATAGAATATACAGAGACATCCACATGTTCTTTGGAAGATGGTTCAATGAGATGTGATATTAATGTATCTGTCAATGAACCTGGGAAACCATTATCTTATAAAGTTGAAATAAAGAATCTTAATTCTATATCATCAATTAAAAAAGCTCTTGAATATGAAATAGAACTCCAAAAAAATAAATTAAGAAGAGGAGAAAAAATAGAAACAGAAACAAAACTTTATGATGTTGAAAAGGAGATTACCATTTCAATGAGAAGTAAAGAACTAGCTTCAGATTATAGATATTTTCCTGAACCAGATATACCTCTTGTAAGTATTACCAATGAAATTATAAATGAAGTTAAAGCTAAAATTTATGAATCACCAAATATGAAAATAAAAAGGTTCATAAATGATTACAAAATTTCTTTTTATTATGCAGATATAATAATATCAAGAAAAGATATTGCAAATTATTACGAAGAAGCTGTTTCTATTTCACAAGACCCTGTTAAAACAGCAAATTATCTTATATCAGATATATTTGGGGTATTAAATGATGAAAAGAAAGATTTTTCAGAAAATAAGCTTTCCTCAAAAGATTTTGGTTTGCTCATAAAAAAATTAAATGAGGGCAGCTTTACTCAAAAATCTTTTAAAGAAAACCTACCTAATATTATAAAAGGAAATCTTTCAGTTGATGATTTTTTGAACAAAAACATTAAAATAGTTGATGAAAATTTTATTTCAAGTATAATTGATAAAGTTATAGATAAAGAAAGAGACGATGCAATTAAAAAATATTTAAATGGTAAAACATCAGTTTTTGGTTATTTAGTAGGAGAGATCATGAAAGAGACTAAAGGTCAAGCAGACACTACTATTGTAAATAAAGTTTTAAAGGATAAACTTAACAAAATTGGGAAATAA
- the mgtE gene encoding magnesium transporter encodes MEAIISAVTEGRLIEIENLNKEEVLKLLTEKIKNLNIIPENYDIYNLIIEREKQLNTYLDFNIASPHCRIDFEGEIICSIGFSHNGIIFNEKGDKAKLIILFVIPKNKSNEYLITISKLIKFWTKYENLRDFENIYDLNAIQKRILEWIYIIENPEADKEDIEKISLHAETALITDMILPDIADLIKERKLNELKSFISELEPFQLADIMNNLPLDYSIIFFRILPKNKADEVFSLLEPENQNNLIKNLASEEIRELITKLPSDDRISLFEELPSQIVQKLIDLLDINERKKALEQLSYNEDSVGRLISNKYIAVNPEMKIKEVLEYIRRNGHNSETIETIYVINDKGKLIDDIDLKRIILANPEDKLESILDGSFVCLYADQKKEEAIQLFKKYDTYILPVVDSDGHLLGIVTHDDIIDVVEEVATEDFHKGSAILPLEKKFINTSIFDLWKRRISWLIILVFINIFSGAGLAHFETLIQTVVALVFFLPLLVDSGGNAGSQSSTLIIRSIALGEISEKDFIKITFKEFLVSLMLGIAMGIAVFILGWIRSGVIIGLAVSISMIAIIVISSLIGLLLPFLLYKFGQDPAVASGPLITSIADILGIILYMNLSSIILKAFHYLPK; translated from the coding sequence ATGGAAGCAATTATAAGTGCTGTAACAGAAGGAAGATTGATAGAAATTGAAAACTTAAATAAAGAAGAGGTTTTAAAACTTTTAACTGAAAAAATTAAAAACTTAAATATAATTCCAGAAAATTATGATATATATAATTTAATAATAGAAAGGGAAAAACAATTAAATACTTATCTCGACTTTAATATAGCTTCTCCTCATTGTAGAATAGACTTTGAAGGTGAAATTATTTGTTCTATAGGATTTTCACACAATGGAATAATTTTTAATGAAAAAGGAGATAAAGCAAAATTAATTATACTCTTTGTTATCCCTAAAAATAAAAGCAATGAATATTTAATAACAATTTCTAAATTAATCAAGTTTTGGACAAAATATGAAAATTTAAGAGATTTTGAAAATATATATGATTTAAATGCTATTCAAAAAAGAATACTTGAATGGATATACATTATAGAAAACCCAGAAGCAGATAAAGAAGATATCGAAAAAATATCTTTACATGCAGAAACAGCTTTAATAACTGATATGATTTTGCCTGATATTGCTGATTTGATAAAAGAAAGAAAACTTAATGAATTAAAATCTTTTATATCAGAACTTGAACCATTTCAACTCGCAGATATAATGAATAATCTTCCTTTAGATTATAGTATTATTTTTTTTAGAATACTACCTAAAAATAAAGCTGATGAAGTTTTTTCTTTACTTGAACCTGAAAATCAAAATAATCTTATAAAAAATCTTGCTTCAGAAGAAATAAGAGAACTTATTACTAAACTACCATCTGATGATAGAATATCTTTATTTGAAGAATTGCCTTCTCAAATTGTTCAAAAATTAATTGATTTACTTGATATAAATGAAAGAAAAAAAGCACTTGAACAGTTGTCTTATAATGAAGATTCAGTTGGAAGATTAATTTCAAATAAATATATTGCAGTAAACCCTGAAATGAAAATAAAGGAAGTATTAGAATATATAAGAAGAAATGGACATAATTCAGAAACAATTGAAACAATTTATGTTATTAATGATAAAGGAAAACTAATAGATGATATTGACCTAAAAAGAATAATTCTTGCAAATCCAGAAGATAAACTTGAATCAATTCTTGATGGAAGTTTTGTGTGTCTTTATGCAGATCAAAAAAAAGAAGAAGCAATACAACTTTTTAAAAAGTATGATACATATATTTTACCAGTTGTTGACTCAGATGGACATCTCCTTGGAATTGTTACACATGATGATATTATTGATGTTGTTGAAGAAGTTGCTACAGAAGATTTCCATAAGGGAAGTGCTATTTTACCATTAGAAAAAAAATTTATTAATACTTCAATTTTTGATCTATGGAAAAGAAGAATCTCATGGCTTATTATCCTAGTATTTATTAATATATTCTCTGGTGCAGGGCTTGCACATTTTGAAACACTTATACAAACTGTTGTTGCTTTGGTATTTTTTCTTCCACTACTTGTTGATAGTGGTGGCAACGCTGGCTCACAATCTTCTACCCTTATAATAAGAAGTATTGCACTTGGTGAAATAAGTGAAAAAGATTTTATTAAAATAACATTCAAAGAGTTTCTGGTTTCTCTTATGTTGGGGATTGCAATGGGAATTGCAGTTTTTATACTTGGATGGATAAGATCTGGAGTAATTATAGGGCTTGCTGTCTCTATTTCTATGATAGCTATCATAGTAATAAGTAGCTTAATTGGACTTCTTTTACCTTTTTTATTGTATAAATTTGGACAAGATCCTGCTGTAGCATCTGGACCTCTTATAACTTCAATAGCTGATATACTTGGAATTATTTTATATATGAATCTTTCATCTATTATACTTAAAGCTTTCCACTATTTACCTAAATAA
- a CDS encoding arsenate reductase ArsC — MKKREEKVKVLFVCVHNSARSQMAEKFLNELGKEFFEAESAGIEPGQLNPYVVKAMNEIGYDISQNKTKSVFELYKSGKTYNFVITVCDPEAAEKCPIFPGNVKRLHWSFQDPSSFIGSEEEKLQFTRKIRDQIKEKIIEFINEYKKYLE, encoded by the coding sequence ATGAAAAAAAGAGAAGAAAAAGTAAAAGTACTTTTTGTTTGTGTTCATAATTCTGCAAGAAGTCAGATGGCTGAAAAATTTTTAAATGAGTTAGGAAAGGAATTTTTTGAAGCAGAATCAGCAGGAATAGAACCTGGGCAACTGAATCCGTATGTAGTAAAAGCAATGAATGAAATAGGTTATGATATCTCACAAAATAAAACAAAATCAGTTTTTGAATTATACAAATCTGGTAAAACTTATAATTTTGTTATCACAGTTTGTGATCCCGAGGCAGCTGAAAAATGTCCCATATTTCCAGGTAATGTAAAAAGATTGCATTGGTCATTTCAAGATCCTTCAAGTTTTATAGGATCAGAAGAAGAAAAACTTCAATTTACAAGAAAAATAAGAGATCAGATAAAAGAAAAAATAATTGAATTTATTAATGAGTATAAAAAATATCTTGAATAA
- the tgt gene encoding tRNA guanosine(34) transglycosylase Tgt, translating into MKFKIVKKSNNSSARAGIFNLPHGEVETPVFMPVGTNGIIKALNFDQVKDIGFKIILSNSYHLFLRPGIDVLKKSGGLHKFSGWDRNILTDSGGFQVFSLSDFRKVTDEGVIFSSFIDGSRHLFTPESVLEFQSIVGSDIMMPLDECTPIPIDYNIAKEAMERTLKWLNRSYNYYRERIDHDKQLLFGIVQGNKFFDLRKESAYKTCSYDLPGFSIGGLSVGEEKSLMYEIIAFLDELMPFEKPRYLMGVGTPEDILNAVKNGIDMFDCIFPTRAGRNGTFFTKYGKSNIKNSSYKFDFNPLDDNCSCYTCNNFTKSYLRHLFKASEITALTLLSIHNLFFLNNLLKDIRKSILEERFEIFYKEFLDNYKKNENY; encoded by the coding sequence ATGAAATTTAAAATAGTTAAAAAATCTAATAATTCAAGTGCAAGAGCAGGAATATTTAATCTTCCACATGGAGAAGTAGAAACTCCTGTTTTTATGCCAGTTGGAACAAATGGTATAATTAAAGCTCTTAATTTTGATCAAGTTAAAGATATAGGATTTAAAATAATATTGTCAAATTCATATCACCTTTTTTTAAGACCAGGTATTGATGTATTGAAAAAATCTGGTGGACTTCATAAATTTTCAGGTTGGGATAGAAACATTTTAACAGACTCAGGAGGATTTCAAGTTTTTTCACTATCTGATTTTAGAAAGGTTACTGATGAAGGTGTAATTTTTTCTTCTTTTATAGATGGTTCTAGACACCTTTTTACACCAGAATCAGTACTTGAATTTCAATCGATTGTAGGTTCTGATATAATGATGCCACTAGATGAATGTACACCAATACCTATAGATTATAATATTGCTAAGGAAGCGATGGAAAGAACTTTAAAATGGCTTAATAGATCATACAATTATTACAGAGAAAGAATAGATCATGATAAGCAACTACTTTTTGGTATTGTTCAAGGAAATAAATTTTTTGATTTAAGAAAAGAATCAGCCTATAAAACTTGTTCATATGATTTACCTGGTTTCTCTATAGGGGGGCTATCTGTTGGTGAAGAAAAAAGTTTAATGTATGAAATTATAGCATTTTTAGATGAATTGATGCCATTTGAAAAACCAAGATACTTGATGGGTGTTGGTACACCAGAAGATATTTTAAATGCTGTTAAAAATGGCATAGATATGTTTGATTGTATTTTTCCAACAAGAGCTGGAAGAAATGGAACTTTTTTCACAAAGTATGGTAAATCAAACATTAAAAATTCCTCATATAAATTTGATTTTAACCCATTAGATGATAATTGTAGTTGTTATACATGTAATAATTTTACAAAGAGCTATTTAAGACATCTTTTTAAAGCTTCAGAGATAACTGCTTTAACCTTGCTTTCAATTCATAATTTATTTTTTTTAAATAATCTTTTGAAAGATATTAGAAAATCTATACTAGAAGAAAGATTTGAAATCTTTTATAAGGAATTTTTAGATAATTATAAGAAAAATGAAAATTACTAA
- the lpxB gene encoding lipid-A-disaccharide synthase, which yields MKYKKKLKIGFSVGEVSGDFNASLLYSKLKEVAEKNSIYMEAFGLGGRFLREEGVNIFADLTHRSSIGVFESIPYAFDRIKIAKNFIRKVKNEKPDIFIFVDNQGFNIPLSKAIKDVDKSIKTVYYFPPHISIWGQWNGRKLQKYIDYFITPFYNDYLEYKKFNDKNVYFFGHPFFDNEYIESKLAEKPQIIYNTTNIKDSLIIDYSKNLNSNFDCVFLMPGSRNQEINNLFKIFLEVADKIYNKFNLISIVPLSNEKFLSKIIKFIGKRKNIIVISKNNYSLLKNSKFCIMSSGTATLEALILNVPMAICYKISPITFFIGKFLVNTKWVGMANILANKEIGKEFLQKDCNSNSIYSYVEQYLENKELYYNLKREKLDIFNKLKEKYGGNVIDKTANFLISLV from the coding sequence ATGAAATATAAAAAAAAATTAAAAATAGGTTTTTCTGTAGGTGAAGTTTCGGGAGATTTTAACGCTTCACTTTTATACAGTAAATTAAAGGAGGTAGCCGAAAAAAACTCTATTTATATGGAAGCATTTGGACTTGGAGGAAGATTTCTAAGAGAGGAAGGTGTTAATATATTTGCTGATCTTACGCATAGGTCTTCTATAGGAGTTTTTGAGTCTATTCCTTATGCTTTTGATAGAATAAAAATTGCCAAAAATTTTATTAGAAAGGTTAAAAATGAGAAACCAGATATTTTTATTTTTGTAGATAATCAAGGTTTTAATATACCTTTATCAAAAGCTATTAAAGATGTTGATAAATCAATTAAAACTGTATATTATTTCCCTCCACATATATCTATATGGGGACAATGGAATGGTAGGAAATTACAAAAATATATAGATTATTTTATAACTCCATTTTATAATGATTATTTAGAATATAAAAAATTTAATGATAAGAATGTATACTTCTTTGGTCATCCCTTTTTTGATAACGAATATATTGAATCAAAATTAGCAGAAAAACCACAAATAATTTATAATACAACTAATATTAAAGATAGTTTAATTATTGATTATTCAAAAAATTTAAATTCAAATTTTGATTGTGTCTTTTTAATGCCTGGATCTAGAAATCAAGAAATTAATAATTTATTTAAAATTTTTTTAGAAGTTGCTGACAAAATATATAACAAATTTAATTTAATTTCAATTGTACCATTATCTAACGAAAAGTTTCTTAGTAAAATAATTAAATTTATAGGAAAAAGAAAGAATATAATAGTAATATCAAAAAATAATTATTCATTACTTAAAAATTCAAAATTTTGTATAATGTCATCAGGAACAGCTACTTTGGAAGCTTTAATATTAAATGTTCCAATGGCAATATGTTATAAGATATCTCCAATTACATTTTTTATTGGAAAATTTTTAGTGAACACTAAATGGGTAGGAATGGCTAATATTCTTGCAAATAAAGAAATTGGTAAAGAGTTTTTGCAAAAAGATTGTAATTCAAATAGTATTTATAGTTATGTTGAACAATATCTAGAAAATAAAGAGCTCTATTATAATCTTAAAAGAGAAAAGTTAGATATATTTAATAAACTAAAAGAAAAATATGGTGGTAATGTAATTGATAAAACTGCAAATTTTTTAATTTCATTAGTCTAA
- the fusA gene encoding elongation factor G: MANHYPTSKIRNIVLLGHTGSGKTILLENILFQKNIIKEPGNIEKGNTVSDWDEEEKARKISLKSSIAYIEHENFKFNIIDVPGSADFVGEVRASLRVADGAILVVDGEAGVQIETIKHWNLLDKYNIPRIIFINKLDKPIANFEKVANDIKENFNKPAVPVELPIYNEKKEFIGVIDVIEMKSYIKEGNNFVEKDIPQNYKDNANKAHEAIMEAVAEASDNLIEKFLAGEKLTKEEILEGLLKTVEEGKFIPIICGSAEKGIGLSSMLRIAEEAFPDITYKKEFVSRNNENERIKIDPNAPFIGFCFKTVIDQFAGKLSYIHIISGKITKETELIIPEKNTKIKISKLLIPIGNKYTEIDEASCGDIVIFQKIDQISISDTICDKNINVLLPKLDLPQPIYSVAISSADKNVLEKIISNLNKFSEEDPTFKISFNPETHENVASGMGELHLDVYFSKVKKLLKTNIDISIPKINYKETIRKESEAKYRHKKQSGGHGQFGEVHIRVRPNQRGKGFNFINAIVGGKIPKQFIPGVEKGLLEGMERGVLASYPVVDIEVELFDGMYHPVDSSELSFKIAARQALKEALRNADPILLEPIMKLYVYSPEKYTGDIMSDLNSKRGKILGMDPLPGKNQLIKAEVPHAELLKYAIDLKSITQGTGSFEIEFDHYSPITGKIAENIIEQRKKEIQEEQEE; this comes from the coding sequence ATGGCTAACCATTATCCTACATCAAAAATAAGAAATATTGTTTTACTTGGGCATACTGGATCGGGGAAAACAATATTACTTGAAAATATCCTTTTTCAAAAGAATATAATAAAAGAACCAGGTAATATAGAAAAAGGAAATACTGTATCAGATTGGGATGAAGAAGAAAAAGCAAGAAAAATTTCCCTAAAATCTTCAATTGCTTATATTGAGCATGAAAATTTTAAATTTAATATTATAGATGTCCCAGGATCTGCAGACTTTGTTGGTGAAGTTAGAGCATCCTTAAGAGTTGCAGATGGAGCAATACTTGTTGTTGATGGTGAAGCAGGAGTACAAATTGAAACTATAAAACATTGGAATCTACTTGATAAATACAACATTCCGAGAATAATATTCATAAATAAATTAGATAAACCTATTGCTAATTTTGAAAAAGTTGCAAATGATATAAAAGAAAACTTCAATAAACCTGCTGTTCCAGTTGAATTGCCAATTTATAATGAAAAAAAAGAATTCATCGGAGTTATCGATGTTATAGAAATGAAATCTTATATAAAAGAGGGAAATAATTTTGTAGAAAAAGATATTCCTCAAAATTATAAAGACAATGCTAATAAAGCTCATGAAGCAATAATGGAAGCAGTTGCAGAAGCTTCAGATAATTTAATTGAAAAATTTTTAGCTGGAGAAAAACTTACAAAAGAAGAAATCTTAGAAGGACTTTTAAAAACTGTCGAAGAAGGCAAATTTATTCCTATTATCTGTGGATCTGCAGAAAAAGGGATAGGACTTTCATCAATGTTAAGAATAGCAGAGGAAGCTTTCCCAGACATTACATATAAAAAAGAGTTTGTTTCAAGAAACAATGAAAATGAAAGAATAAAAATAGACCCAAATGCCCCTTTTATCGGTTTTTGTTTTAAAACCGTTATTGATCAATTTGCAGGTAAACTTTCTTATATACATATCATTTCAGGGAAAATAACAAAGGAAACTGAATTAATCATTCCAGAGAAAAACACAAAAATAAAAATTTCAAAATTGCTAATTCCAATTGGCAATAAATATACAGAAATTGATGAAGCTAGTTGTGGAGACATTGTTATTTTTCAGAAAATTGATCAGATCTCAATTTCTGACACAATATGTGATAAGAATATAAATGTTTTATTACCAAAACTTGATTTGCCACAACCAATATATTCCGTTGCCATATCATCTGCAGATAAAAATGTTCTTGAAAAAATAATATCAAATCTAAATAAATTTTCAGAAGAAGATCCAACTTTCAAAATTAGTTTTAATCCAGAAACTCATGAAAATGTAGCTTCTGGAATGGGAGAACTACACCTTGATGTATATTTTTCAAAAGTAAAAAAATTATTAAAAACAAACATTGATATTTCTATACCAAAAATTAATTATAAAGAAACAATTAGAAAAGAATCAGAAGCAAAATATAGACATAAAAAACAATCTGGTGGGCATGGGCAATTTGGAGAAGTTCATATAAGAGTTAGACCTAACCAGAGAGGAAAAGGATTTAATTTTATTAATGCAATTGTTGGTGGTAAAATACCAAAGCAATTTATACCTGGTGTAGAAAAAGGATTATTAGAAGGAATGGAAAGAGGTGTTCTTGCAAGCTATCCAGTAGTAGATATTGAAGTTGAATTATTTGATGGAATGTACCATCCTGTTGATTCTTCTGAGTTATCATTTAAAATTGCTGCAAGGCAAGCTTTAAAAGAAGCATTAAGAAATGCAGATCCTATTCTCCTTGAACCCATAATGAAGTTGTATGTTTATTCCCCTGAAAAATATACTGGAGATATTATGTCAGATTTGAACTCAAAAAGAGGCAAAATACTTGGAATGGATCCACTTCCAGGAAAAAACCAGTTAATTAAAGCAGAAGTTCCACATGCTGAACTTTTAAAATATGCTATTGATTTAAAATCAATAACTCAAGGAACAGGTTCATTTGAAATTGAATTTGACCATTATTCACCAATTACTGGTAAGATAGCTGAGAATATTATAGAGCAGAGGAAGAAAGAGATTCAGGAAGAACAGGAAGAATAA